From Desulfomonilaceae bacterium, the proteins below share one genomic window:
- a CDS encoding efflux RND transporter periplasmic adaptor subunit, giving the protein MSKKVIRIFALSTLIVIGLGGGFWWWRLHGQPTQTGQLVLYGNVDLREVNLAFNGSQRIASIYVKEGDRVTSGQLLAELETQRLEDAVKQAEALAAQQGEVLKRLEAGSRIEEIRQAEANANKARVDADNAQRTWERIRDLFHEHAVSQQQSDDSEAAAKAAQATSKAAQQALNLALAGSRVEDIEAGRAALSAAQANMALRRQELKDARLHAPTDGIIRDRILEPGTMVTPQNPVLILALTNPLWVRAYVSEPDLGKLRLGMKATITTDSYPGKLYDGWVGFISPTAEFTPKTVETTDLRTRLVYQVRVFVLQGQDELRLGMPATVTIDIEQASKPDRSSAGQS; this is encoded by the coding sequence ATGAGTAAAAAAGTTATCCGAATCTTTGCCCTGTCGACCCTGATAGTAATCGGTTTGGGGGGAGGTTTCTGGTGGTGGCGTCTCCACGGGCAGCCGACCCAAACAGGCCAATTAGTCCTTTATGGCAATGTGGACCTTCGTGAAGTGAATCTGGCATTTAACGGCAGTCAACGTATTGCCTCGATTTACGTCAAAGAGGGGGACAGGGTTACCAGCGGCCAATTACTAGCCGAACTTGAAACGCAGCGTCTAGAAGACGCTGTCAAACAGGCCGAGGCTCTGGCGGCGCAACAGGGTGAAGTTCTTAAGAGACTTGAGGCCGGCAGCCGGATCGAGGAGATCCGCCAGGCGGAGGCTAACGCCAACAAAGCCCGAGTCGACGCAGATAACGCCCAACGGACATGGGAACGCATACGCGACCTCTTTCACGAACATGCCGTATCCCAACAACAGTCCGACGATTCCGAAGCGGCCGCGAAAGCTGCCCAAGCCACCTCGAAGGCTGCCCAGCAGGCTCTAAACCTGGCCTTGGCCGGTTCACGCGTCGAAGACATTGAAGCGGGGCGAGCGGCGTTGAGCGCTGCTCAGGCCAACATGGCACTGCGCCGGCAGGAACTAAAAGATGCTCGGCTTCATGCGCCGACCGACGGTATCATCCGCGACCGGATACTTGAACCGGGTACCATGGTGACGCCTCAAAATCCAGTCTTGATCCTTGCCCTGACCAACCCACTCTGGGTCCGGGCATATGTCTCCGAGCCGGACTTGGGCAAACTTCGCCTCGGCATGAAAGCCACGATCACCACAGATAGTTATCCTGGAAAGCTCTACGATGGCTGGGTCGGTTTCATCTCGCCAACGGCGGAGTTCACCCCTAAGACCGTTGAGACTACCGACTTGCGTACACGCCTGGTTTATCAGGTACGAGTCTTCGTACTTCAGGGGCAGGACGAATTACGGCTGGGGATGCCGGCCACTGTCACCATCGATATTGAACAAGCCTCAAAGCCCGATCGTTCGAGCGCCGGACAGTCCTGA
- a CDS encoding ABC transporter ATP-binding protein, translating to MRGISFQALPGIITGMIGPDGAGKTTIMRLAAGLLIPNSGRITFFGVDVQQHPSRVQSSLGYMPQHFGLYEDLTVQENLDLYADLQGVGHEERPARYSQLLDMTGLAPFTSRLAGRLSGGMKQKLGLACTLVRSPRLLLLDEPTVGVDPVSRRELWAIVGGLVKARE from the coding sequence TTGCGGGGGATTAGCTTTCAGGCGCTACCCGGCATTATTACCGGTATGATCGGCCCCGATGGCGCGGGGAAGACCACAATCATGCGCCTGGCCGCCGGTTTGCTGATTCCCAACTCCGGCCGGATTACCTTTTTTGGTGTCGACGTCCAACAACACCCCTCACGAGTTCAATCCTCGCTGGGTTACATGCCGCAGCATTTTGGACTCTACGAGGACCTTACTGTTCAAGAAAATCTGGATCTTTACGCCGACTTGCAGGGGGTTGGTCATGAAGAGCGGCCGGCCCGCTACTCTCAGCTCTTGGACATGACAGGTCTGGCGCCGTTCACGTCGAGGTTGGCCGGGCGGCTTTCCGGAGGGATGAAGCAGAAGCTTGGCCTTGCCTGCACGCTGGTCCGTTCTCCTCGTCTCCTGCTGCTCGACGAGCCAACTGTAGGCGTAGATCCTGTGTCGCGTAGAGAGTTGTGGGCCATCGTAGGAGGCCTGGTTAAAGCGAGGGAATGA
- a CDS encoding ATP-binding cassette domain-containing protein has protein sequence MSVLLSTAYLDEAERCSRVVLFHEGQILGEGSPGNFSAPMKGRTFSISASGLAKRAIQQRLMDNPLVVDAIIQGEQVRVVVKSGAQTDAESLLPGAADVILREVEPRFEDGFISLLRERVAETSQRMSFDIRELSSRQALSASSGPVIKVQDLERRFGDFFAVRDVTFDVGRGEIFGLLGANGAGKSTTFRMLCGLLPASGGTLRVAGLDLRHSAATARGRIGYMSQKFSLYGVLSVRENLQFFGSAYGLDRRRRARRIDWAMEQFGLEPVSSVTSADLPLGYKQRLAMACALMHEPDILFLDEPTSGVDPLARREFWRRISALAERGVTVMVTTHFMEEAEYCDRLAIMAAGEILALGTPEQIKDRMRTDSQREPTMEDAFIGLLKDYERMKANAA, from the coding sequence ATGAGCGTCCTGCTCAGTACGGCCTACCTGGACGAAGCCGAGCGTTGTAGCCGGGTTGTGCTGTTTCACGAAGGACAGATCCTGGGGGAGGGATCCCCAGGGAATTTCAGCGCCCCGATGAAGGGTCGAACATTCAGTATTTCTGCTTCTGGACTTGCGAAACGCGCTATTCAACAGCGTTTGATGGACAATCCCTTAGTTGTCGACGCCATCATTCAGGGAGAACAGGTCCGCGTCGTTGTGAAGTCAGGTGCGCAAACAGATGCGGAATCTTTGCTTCCCGGCGCCGCCGACGTCATACTGCGTGAAGTTGAGCCGCGCTTCGAAGATGGCTTTATCTCGCTGCTCCGCGAACGAGTGGCCGAAACTTCACAGAGGATGTCATTCGATATCCGCGAACTGTCATCCCGGCAAGCCCTCTCAGCGTCGAGCGGACCGGTAATCAAGGTCCAGGATCTGGAGCGGCGCTTCGGGGATTTCTTCGCCGTTCGGGATGTCACATTCGATGTTGGTCGCGGCGAGATCTTTGGACTGTTGGGGGCCAATGGAGCGGGCAAGTCCACAACGTTTCGCATGCTCTGCGGCTTGCTGCCGGCTAGTGGGGGAACTTTAAGGGTCGCCGGTTTGGACCTGCGTCACTCGGCCGCAACGGCTAGAGGCCGCATCGGATACATGTCTCAAAAATTTTCGCTTTACGGCGTCTTGAGTGTTCGCGAAAATTTACAATTCTTCGGCAGCGCCTATGGTCTTGATCGTCGGCGCCGAGCAAGGCGGATCGACTGGGCTATGGAACAGTTTGGGCTTGAACCGGTTTCTTCGGTCACCAGCGCCGATCTGCCACTGGGCTACAAGCAGCGCTTGGCCATGGCTTGCGCTTTGATGCATGAGCCTGACATCCTGTTTCTTGATGAACCCACATCGGGGGTAGATCCTCTGGCTCGCCGTGAATTCTGGCGCCGCATAAGCGCCCTAGCCGAACGTGGGGTCACCGTGATGGTGACCACTCATTTCATGGAAGAGGCTGAATACTGTGACCGGCTGGCCATCATGGCCGCCGGTGAAATTCTCGCCCTGGGAACTCCAGAGCAGATCAAGGACAGGATGCGGACTGATTCCCAGCGGGAACCTACCATGGAGGATGCTTTCATCGGCCTACTCAAAGACTACGAGAGAATGAAAGCGAACGCGGCATGA
- a CDS encoding ABC transporter permease: protein MSETSQSLPPPPVRFGALMRMKGLIRKEFLQILRDPSSIAIAFLMPFFLLLLFGYGVSLDAEHVPVALVVEASDPETASLTGSFMASRYFAPTVYLNMSEAIAAMNDRRADAIVHLRSDFGRLVYASGGAPIQVIIEGSDANTGRLVSGYIEGTIQIWLAQQARLKGQSLQAPVDMRPRIWFNSDVRSQNFLVPGLIAVIMTLIGALLTSMVVAREWERGTMEALAVTPVTMTEILLGKLVPYFILGMGGMTLAVSMAYFLFEVPLRGSLWLLTATSALFLLVALGMGLLISIIARNQFVAGQVAIIVTFLPAFLLSGFIFDITSMPTAVQVITHLIAARYYVAILQTIFLAGDIWSVIVPNTIALFVMAAFFLGVSRRKARKRLD, encoded by the coding sequence ATGAGCGAGACGAGCCAATCTTTGCCTCCTCCTCCAGTCCGCTTCGGCGCCTTGATGCGAATGAAAGGCTTGATCCGAAAGGAATTTCTCCAGATCCTACGCGATCCTAGCAGCATAGCCATCGCCTTCCTGATGCCTTTCTTTTTGCTGCTGCTTTTCGGTTATGGGGTATCGCTGGATGCTGAGCACGTCCCTGTGGCCTTGGTAGTGGAGGCGTCAGATCCCGAAACAGCCAGTTTGACAGGCTCCTTTATGGCTTCGCGTTATTTCGCTCCGACCGTCTACTTAAATATGTCCGAAGCCATCGCAGCCATGAATGATCGTCGGGCGGACGCGATCGTCCATCTGCGCTCAGACTTCGGACGGCTTGTTTATGCCTCTGGCGGCGCTCCTATCCAGGTGATTATCGAAGGCTCGGACGCCAACACAGGTCGCCTTGTATCGGGTTATATCGAAGGCACGATTCAGATCTGGCTGGCCCAGCAAGCCCGACTCAAGGGCCAATCCCTCCAGGCGCCCGTCGATATGCGTCCAAGGATTTGGTTCAATTCCGATGTTCGCAGTCAAAACTTCCTGGTGCCAGGCCTGATTGCCGTCATCATGACCCTGATCGGAGCCCTGTTAACGTCAATGGTCGTGGCGCGAGAATGGGAACGCGGAACGATGGAAGCCCTCGCCGTGACACCTGTGACAATGACCGAAATCCTTCTGGGCAAGCTTGTTCCTTATTTCATTCTCGGCATGGGTGGGATGACACTGGCCGTTTCCATGGCGTATTTTTTGTTCGAGGTCCCTCTTCGAGGTTCGCTGTGGCTTTTAACCGCTACATCGGCCCTTTTTCTCCTGGTGGCGTTAGGAATGGGTTTACTGATTTCGATCATTGCTCGTAATCAGTTCGTGGCTGGTCAGGTGGCCATCATAGTGACTTTTCTCCCTGCTTTCCTGCTCTCCGGCTTCATTTTTGACATCACCAGCATGCCGACGGCGGTCCAGGTTATCACGCACCTGATTGCCGCCCGTTACTACGTGGCGATTCTCCAGACAATCTTCCTGGCCGGCGATATTTGGAGCGTCATTGTTCCCAATACCATAGCGCTGTTCGTGATGGCTGCCTTCTTTCTCGGCGTCAGTCGGCGCAAGGCTCGTAAACGATTGGATTAG
- a CDS encoding ABC transporter permease, translating into MWRRIVALMRKEFLAILKDKKSRIVLIGPPIIQLLVFGYAATYDLNQVPFAVYNEDQGGASRDLLAKLRLSPTFHEVAIVTHDDEIAPLIDSKKALLFIHLGPNFSRNLGQGIPAPLQVIVDGRNSNTAMIALNYIQSIVDAFNQEWAVVEGLGKPRAHLVIRAWFNPNLESRWFIVPGIIGLLTLVVTMLVTALSVAREREQGTFDQLLVTPMRPTEIVLGKALPGFIIGFAEATLIMVVAVYWFHVPLLGHLATLYMGLFLFLLSAIGVGLMISSISVTQQQGLLGAFLFLVPSIILSGFTTPIANMPQTVQYLTYINPLRYFMVVLRAVFLQGAPFLSLLNQFWPMALIGIVTLSLAGWLFRHRMN; encoded by the coding sequence ATGTGGCGGCGCATCGTAGCGCTTATGAGAAAAGAATTTCTGGCGATCCTCAAGGACAAAAAAAGTCGGATCGTCTTGATAGGTCCTCCCATTATCCAACTCCTGGTCTTCGGATATGCCGCCACATATGACCTCAACCAAGTCCCGTTCGCTGTCTACAATGAAGATCAGGGCGGCGCATCCAGAGATCTGCTCGCCAAACTGCGTCTCTCACCGACCTTTCATGAAGTCGCAATAGTCACACATGATGATGAAATCGCCCCCCTGATAGATAGCAAGAAGGCGCTGCTATTTATTCACCTAGGCCCCAACTTCAGCCGCAACCTCGGCCAAGGCATACCTGCTCCGCTGCAAGTCATCGTGGATGGCCGCAACTCCAATACTGCCATGATCGCTCTAAACTACATCCAATCGATTGTAGACGCGTTCAACCAGGAATGGGCCGTCGTCGAGGGGCTAGGAAAACCTCGTGCGCACTTGGTAATCCGAGCGTGGTTCAACCCCAACCTGGAAAGCCGCTGGTTTATCGTGCCGGGCATCATCGGCCTGCTGACACTGGTGGTCACGATGCTGGTCACTGCTCTCTCAGTTGCTCGAGAACGGGAACAGGGAACCTTCGATCAACTTCTCGTCACACCGATGCGACCGACGGAGATCGTCCTTGGCAAAGCTCTACCTGGCTTTATCATTGGTTTTGCCGAGGCGACGTTGATCATGGTGGTCGCCGTCTATTGGTTTCACGTTCCTTTGCTGGGTCATCTGGCGACCCTTTATATGGGGCTGTTCCTTTTTCTTCTTTCGGCGATCGGGGTGGGACTGATGATCTCCTCCATCTCCGTGACCCAACAGCAAGGATTGCTAGGCGCATTTCTCTTTCTCGTGCCGTCGATTATTCTCTCTGGATTCACCACACCCATAGCCAACATGCCTCAGACGGTACAATACCTCACTTATATTAACCCCTTACGCTATTTCATGGTCGTCCTACGGGCAGTCTTCCTGCAAGGCGCTCCTTTTTTGTCCCTGCTGAATCAGTTCTGGCCTATGGCCTTGATCGGCATTGTGACCCTAAGTCTCGCAGGCTGGCTTTTCCGGCATAGGATGAATTGA
- a CDS encoding dodecin family protein, whose protein sequence is MSGRVARVTEVIAGSPNSFDEAIKLAFERANKTLRNITGMKIVDMSVMCEAGEIQEYRIRVEVIFVLE, encoded by the coding sequence ATGTCAGGACGAGTCGCTCGAGTTACTGAGGTGATTGCGGGTTCGCCTAACAGCTTTGATGAGGCCATAAAGCTGGCTTTTGAACGCGCAAACAAGACTTTAAGAAACATAACCGGCATGAAAATTGTTGATATGAGTGTCATGTGTGAGGCAGGAGAGATACAGGAATACCGTATTCGTGTCGAGGTGATCTTCGTTTTAGAATAA
- a CDS encoding SDR family oxidoreductase produces MSDTMNVLLTGGTGFLGEYLLVELLDRGHSVWAHYRSESRKMDTIRFLSSLGLPRSAESLKWFKGEILEADEQWEQWCQEYKGIDEVDTLLHSAASTRLHMDESGEPLKTNLGSTTALYKLVERKPLNVHVISTAYVCGLIQGEVVTEVNHPRGDFVNVYEESKWEAEQIWMGKATILRPSVIIGHSETGRCTSFGGYYILFQAAHLLDRLMADSKNLDRLNLNIDIPANPDGVTNVIPVDYVAKAAVRIMEKPQYHNNIYHLTHSNPPTHQWTLSHVCNRFNVGGLRFAGVGASFVQPRNRIERMVWRQMQTILLHFASNPLFDRANTDSVIGDLTVPPITSSYLDKIIDYGIEKDWGQSRQ; encoded by the coding sequence ATGTCCGATACTATGAATGTTCTTCTCACTGGAGGAACAGGATTCCTTGGAGAATACCTATTAGTGGAGCTATTAGACCGCGGGCACAGTGTATGGGCACACTATAGAAGCGAATCGCGAAAAATGGACACCATAAGGTTTTTGAGCAGTCTAGGACTTCCCAGAAGCGCCGAATCTCTCAAATGGTTCAAAGGTGAAATACTGGAAGCTGACGAGCAGTGGGAACAATGGTGTCAAGAGTATAAAGGAATTGACGAAGTTGACACATTACTGCACAGCGCGGCGTCTACCCGTTTACATATGGACGAAAGCGGCGAACCTTTAAAAACAAATCTGGGTTCCACGACAGCTCTATATAAGCTCGTTGAACGTAAGCCATTGAATGTCCACGTTATCAGCACCGCATACGTTTGCGGACTGATACAGGGAGAGGTCGTTACAGAAGTTAATCATCCAAGAGGTGATTTCGTAAACGTTTACGAGGAAAGTAAGTGGGAAGCGGAACAAATCTGGATGGGCAAAGCCACCATTTTGAGACCGTCAGTTATAATCGGGCACTCTGAGACGGGAAGATGCACTTCCTTTGGAGGCTATTATATCCTGTTTCAAGCAGCGCATCTTCTTGATAGACTCATGGCCGATTCGAAAAACCTCGACCGTTTAAATCTTAACATTGACATTCCCGCTAATCCTGATGGTGTGACTAATGTTATACCTGTCGATTACGTGGCTAAGGCGGCCGTTAGAATCATGGAAAAACCTCAATATCATAACAATATATATCACCTAACCCACTCTAACCCGCCGACGCACCAATGGACCCTTTCACATGTTTGCAATAGATTCAATGTAGGCGGCTTGAGATTCGCCGGGGTCGGGGCGTCTTTTGTACAGCCCCGGAACAGGATTGAGCGAATGGTTTGGCGTCAAATGCAGACTATTCTGTTACACTTCGCAAGTAATCCATTGTTTGATCGGGCGAATACCGATTCTGTAATCGGCGATCTTACAGTTCCCCCTATTACTTCCAGTTATCTCGATAAGATAATTGATTACGGTATTGAAAAGGACTGGGGGCAATCGCGACAATAG
- a CDS encoding glycosyltransferase, which yields MNYISLALGSAILLYIVYFWSMRMREITDSWRWVPVLDPNKDTSLPKSPPRISVIVPANNEEALIGTSLRSILDQDYPNLEIICVDDRSTDRTAEIVGKLFEGRTNCRLVSITELPVGWTGKSHALYEGAKYASGEWLAFLDADSSLHKAALRQCLHEAIQRKINFVTLSPKFILNTFWEKALIPIFAAMAAILFPLARVNDPGSPVATANGMFFLISRMAYERIGGHRSVKDLAVEDIGIGKRVKATGLGILFANGRNLLQTKMYSSFREVLDGWTRILAGAMNYKLLTVLKHLCVHILVGLPSFALGTFLYTESAMELWPSLWFLLPLACLLQLVLIPWFFLDQAGLPKKYLVYFSLGNLMLIWIFVVMIKKIIFRDALQWRGTTYDRTRYQSKSLDP from the coding sequence TTGAATTATATTTCTCTAGCGTTAGGATCGGCCATTCTATTGTATATTGTTTATTTTTGGTCCATGCGTATGCGTGAGATAACTGATAGTTGGAGATGGGTCCCAGTCCTTGACCCTAACAAGGATACATCCCTCCCCAAATCGCCGCCCCGTATATCGGTCATAGTTCCGGCTAATAACGAAGAAGCCTTGATTGGAACCTCTCTGCGATCGATACTTGATCAGGATTACCCTAACCTCGAAATAATTTGTGTTGATGATAGATCCACGGACCGGACCGCTGAAATAGTTGGAAAGCTATTTGAGGGAAGAACAAATTGCCGCCTTGTGTCAATAACAGAGCTGCCTGTCGGATGGACCGGCAAGAGTCACGCTCTTTATGAAGGCGCCAAATACGCTTCAGGTGAATGGCTGGCATTCCTGGATGCGGACAGCTCATTGCATAAAGCCGCATTGAGGCAGTGCTTACACGAGGCCATACAAAGGAAGATAAACTTTGTAACGCTTTCTCCCAAGTTCATCCTGAACACTTTTTGGGAAAAAGCGCTTATTCCGATATTTGCCGCCATGGCGGCAATTCTATTTCCGCTGGCCAGGGTCAATGATCCCGGTAGTCCTGTTGCAACAGCTAACGGAATGTTTTTTCTTATCAGTCGCATGGCCTATGAAAGAATCGGAGGACATCGCAGTGTAAAAGATCTTGCGGTCGAAGATATTGGAATCGGGAAAAGGGTTAAAGCCACGGGCCTGGGCATACTGTTTGCCAATGGCCGAAACCTTCTACAAACCAAGATGTATTCCAGTTTTCGAGAAGTGTTAGACGGTTGGACACGAATACTGGCCGGGGCAATGAATTACAAACTCTTAACGGTGCTGAAACACTTATGCGTACATATCTTGGTCGGTTTGCCCTCTTTCGCTCTAGGGACTTTTCTCTATACCGAGTCGGCAATGGAACTCTGGCCTAGTTTGTGGTTCCTGTTACCCTTGGCCTGTCTGTTACAATTAGTTTTAATCCCATGGTTCTTTCTTGATCAGGCAGGATTACCTAAAAAGTATTTGGTTTACTTCTCACTTGGAAACTTGATGCTTATCTGGATTTTTGTCGTGATGATTAAGAAGATTATTTTCAGAGACGCTTTACAGTGGAGGGGCACAACTTACGACCGAACTCGTTATCAGTCAAAGTCACTTGATCCATAA
- a CDS encoding transposase, which produces MVLSYSDTQVCQTFLDHSNSDITLKRPKNVLTLDNASWHRSKKIKWGRFEPVFLPPYSPDLNPIERLGLVMKSEWPFFIR; this is translated from the coding sequence TTGGTATTAAGCTATTCCGACACACAAGTATGCCAAACTTTTCTGGATCACTCCAACTCCGACATCACCCTTAAGCGCCCGAAGAACGTCCTCACTTTGGACAACGCGAGCTGGCATCGCAGTAAAAAAATAAAGTGGGGGCGATTCGAGCCGGTGTTTCTTCCACCCTACTCTCCGGATCTCAATCCCATAGAAAGACTAGGGCTCGTGATGAAATCAGAGTGGCCCTTCTTTATTCGGTGA